Genomic DNA from Thermoanaerobaculia bacterium:
CGCGTCTCCATGACCGTCTCGGCCGGCCAGCGGGCGTGCTCGGGGGAGGCGTGGGCGATGCCCTTCCTCCTCGCCGAGGCGATCGCCCAGGCGGCGCTGCTGCTCGAGGGAGGGGACGCGGAGATCGGCCGCACGGGGTTCCTCGCCGGGATCGACGGGTTCGCGGTCGATCGCCTCCCGGTCCCGGGGGAACGGCTCTCGGTCGACGTCTCGCTCGTCGCCCGGTACGGGCCGATCGTGAAATTCTTCGGCTCGATCCACGGCGACGAGAGCCGGGTCGCGTCCGGAGAGATCGTCGTCCGTCGTGGCGGTGAGCCGCGCCCGTCCGGCCGCGAGGCGCGGGCGTGAAGCGGGTCGCCCTCGTCGGTCCCGGAGCGGCGAGGCTCCTCCCGGATCTCCGCGCCGGCGGATTCGACCCGGAGGCGATCTCGGCGCTCGACTTCGAGCCCGATCGCGCCGGCAAGTTCGACCTCTTCATCCTCTCTCCGTTCCGCGAGGACGGCCTCCCCCTGTACGACCGGTTCCGCGAGATCATCGGGCCGCGCCGGGTCGCGATCGTCCTCCTCCTCGACCCGGATGCCGAGGAGTTCCCGGAATCCTTCCTCGCCGGCATCAACGACGTGGTCTTCCCTTCGACTCCGCCCGACGTCATGCTCGAGACGTTCCGCCGGCAGATCTCCGTCCCGCGGCGGCGCGACGCGTCGACCCTCGCGCGCGTGCGAAAGGCGGGGAGCGGGTCGCCCGCGCATCTCGGAAGCGCCGTGAACGTCTCGCGGACGGGGGTCCTGATCGAGGTCCAGCAGGAGTTTTCCGTCGGAGACGAGATCGAGATCGAGTTCTTCCTGGCCGACGACCCGGAGCCGATCGCGGCGTCCGCGGTCGTCCGGCGCGCCGCGTTCGACTCCGAGCGCTTGCGCCGCAACTACGGCCTGTCGTTTGCGAAGATGCCGGAGCCGGCCCGCGAGCGGCTCTTCCGCTTCTGCGAGGGGGCATGAGCGAGGAAACCATCTACACGTGCACGTACGAACCGCCGCACCGTCTGCGCCTCGACGCGAGGACCGCGACGCCGCGCGGCGTCACGATCCGTCTTTCCGACGCGGACGACCGCCGCAAGCCGCCGCGCGAGATCTTCGTGACGAAATCCGAGCTCGCGATGGGCTACGACCCGATCTACAAAGCCTGCTTTCTGTGCGTCGACCGGGGGCGCAAGGAGAAAGCATTCGCGATTCCGGCGTCGGATCTCGAATAGAATCGCCCCGCGGCGCGCAATCTTGCCTTTGTGTTCGGCGCCGTCAATCGAGAGCGCGCACAAGTCCTTGATTTCAAAGGAAAAGCGATTTCCCGCGGCGGGTCATTGGCCTCGAATTTGCTTGGGGGACGCTCAATGGAACTGAACCCGGTCGGAAATGCAGGGGTCCGGCGGCCGAAGAAGACCGTCCTCGTGGTGGAGGACGATCCCGATTCCCGCGAAGTCTTCGGCGAGCTCCTGCGAGGCCAGGGACACCGCGTCGTCGCGGTCGGCAGCGGCGCCGCCGCCATGGCCTATCTCCGCGCGCAGGAGCGCCCGTCGGTGATCCTCCTCGACATGCTCATGCCGGAGATGGACGGCTGGCAGTTTCGGCGCGCCCAGCAGGCGGACCCGGAGCTCGCCTCGATCCCGGTCGTCGTCGTCTCGGCCTTGAAGGCCGTCGAGAACAGCGCGAAGCGCTTCGGGGCGGTCGCGTTCCTCGGAAAGCCCGTCGCTCCCGAAGACCTCATCGGCACGATCGCGAAGATCGCCTGAGGGCGCGCGGTCAGTTCGCCGAAGCTTCGGCGGACTCGCGTCCGGCCGGGACCGCCCGCGCGCCGCAGACGGGGCATCGCGCCTGCGGCGCCGCCGCCATCGAAAATCGGTCGAAGCGGGAAAGGACACACGACCGGTTCCGGCACCTGTACTCCGCGAACCCGAAAAAGCCTTTCTGCCGAGCGACAGCCGAAGTTCTCTGGTCTCTCTGCATCATCCGTGTTGCCACCGTTTTCATTTTGTTCTCTCGTCCCGCTTTTCTCGGGGCTCGGCCCGTTACCGATCGAATTGCAGAGTCCGTGCCAGACCGCTGAAAACGCGGCGGCCGCGAAAAACGAGGAAATTTGGAAGAATCGTTGGTGCGAAAGGGGGGACTTGAACCCCCACGGTTATTCACCACAGGCTTCTGAGACCTGCGCGTCTGCCAGTTCCGCCACTTTCGCAGGGCGGATGATTCTATCAGGGCGGCAACGCCGGGAAAAGTCGGCTGCCGCGCCCCAATGTAGACTCGGGCCGATGTTGCCGACCGAATCGCAAGTCCTCGAAAAATTGAGACAGAAGGGGAGCCGCGTGCTCTCGTTCGCCCAGCTCGCCGGCGCGCTCGCCGTCCCCGAGGAAGAGGAAGAGGCATTCCGCGCGCGCCTCGACGTGCTGGAGCGGCAGGGGAAAGTCGCCCGGGTCCGGGGCGAGAAGTACTCCGCGATCGAGCACACCGGCTTCGTCGCCGGGAAGATCTCGATCCGGGCCGAAGGCTTCGGCTTCGTCCTCTCCCCCGAGCTCCACGGCGAGGATCTCTACATCCCGCGCCGGGGGCTCGGCGGGGCCCTCGACGGCGACCTCGTCCTCGCCCGGGAGCAGGAGAGGAAGCCCGCGAAGCAGCGCGGTCCGCGCCGCATGGCGGACCGGGTCTCCGGCACGGTGATCAAGATCCTCGAGCGTGCGCGCGACCGGATCGTGGGGCAGTACGACGCCGCCGAGGGCCGGTCCGTCGTTCGTCCCTACAACCCGAGGATGGCGACCGAGGTCCGTGTGCCGAAGGACGCCGCGGGAGACGCGGTCGATTCGGAGATCGTCGTCGCGAAGTTCACGTCCTACCCGGACGACCGCCGCATCGCGCGCGGCGAGATCGTCGAGCGGCTCGGCTTCCTCGGCGAGCCCGGCGTCGACATCGAGATCGTCATCCGCTCGCACGACCTCCCGAGCCGCTTCCCGAACGAGGTGGAGGCGGAAGCGAACGCGTTTTCGGAGTCGATCGACCCCGCGGATCTGACCGGCCGCCACGACTTCCGCCACCACACGATCGTGACGATCGACGGCGAGACCGCGAAGGACTTCGACGACGCCGTCGAGGTCGACAAGACCGCCGACGGCTATCGGCTGGGCGTTCACATCGCGGACGTCTCGCATTACGTCGAGGAGGGGACGCGCCTCGACGCGGAGGGGCGCTGGCGCGGCACGTCGGTCTACTTTCCCGGCCGGGTCGTCCCGATGCTCCCGGAGCGGCTCTCGAACGGCCTCTGTTCGCTGAACCCCCGGGTGGACCGCTTCACGCTGTCGGTCGGGATCGATTTCGACGCGGCCGGGCGCGTGAAGCAGACCGTGTTCACGAAAGGGGTGATCTGCAGCGCCGCGCGGATGACCTACACCGAGGTCGCCCGCCTCCTCGAGCATCCGGCTCCCGACGACGAGCGCCATTACGGGGGGCTCGTGAAGAGCTTCCGCGTGATGCGCGAGCTCGCGACGGTCCTTCGGAAGCGCCGCGAGGCGCGCGGTTCGATCGACTTCGACCTGCCGTCGGCCGCCGTGATGCTCGACGACGAGGGATACGTGATCGGCATCCGGCCCGAGTCGCGCAACGTCGCGCACACGATCATCGAGGAGTTCATGCTCGCGGCCAACGAGGCCGTGGCGAAGCACCTCTTCTTCGCGAAGGAGCCGGCGATCTACCGGGTTCACGACCGCCCCGATCCCGACAAGCTCGTCGACCTGCGCGAGACGCTCGAGACGTTCGGTTACGAGCTCAAGGGGAACCTCGAGGAAGTCCCGCCCGCCGCGTTCCAGAAGCTCCTCAAGCAGATCGAGGGAAAGCCGGAAGAGCGGTTCCTGACCGATCTCCTCCTCCGGTCGCAGCGCAAGGCCGTCTATTCGGCCGAATGCCGGGGCCACTATGCGCTGGCGGCGCCGTACTATGGCCACTTCACTTCGCCGATCCGCCGTTATCCGGATCTCATCGTCCACCGCGCGCTCACGCGGCTGCTGGCCTCGCGCCGGCCGTTCCCCGCCGACGAGCTCGAGCTCCGCTCCAACGCCTACGAGGAGCTCGGGCGCGAGTCCTCCGAGCGCGAGCGGCGGGCGGAGACCGCGGAGCGCGAGTCGCTCCTCTGGAAGAAGATCGTCTTCCTGCGCGACAAGATCGGGCGCTCCTTCGACGCGTATGTCTCGGGAGTCGCGGCCTTCGGCGTGTTCGTGACGCTCTCGGAATACCTCGTCGAGGGGCTCGTGCCGGTCTCGACCCTGTCCGACGACTTCTACGTGTACGAGGAGAAGGGGCACCGGCTGCGCGGCCGCTCGAGCGGGAAGATCTACCGCCTGGGGGACGCGATCCGCGTCCAGCTCGTCGCGATCGACGAGGTGCAGCGTCGCGTCGATTTCCGGCCGGAGGGGGAGCGCCGGGAGGGCGCTCCCCGCCGTCCGCCGGAGCGGCCCGCCCGGCGCGCGCCGGAGCCGGCGCCGCGCCGCCCGCCGGAGCAGGGATGAGCTTCCGAGTGGCCGTCGTGGG
This window encodes:
- a CDS encoding PilZ domain-containing protein, which gives rise to MKRVALVGPGAARLLPDLRAGGFDPEAISALDFEPDRAGKFDLFILSPFREDGLPLYDRFREIIGPRRVAIVLLLDPDAEEFPESFLAGINDVVFPSTPPDVMLETFRRQISVPRRRDASTLARVRKAGSGSPAHLGSAVNVSRTGVLIEVQQEFSVGDEIEIEFFLADDPEPIAASAVVRRAAFDSERLRRNYGLSFAKMPEPARERLFRFCEGA
- a CDS encoding response regulator codes for the protein MELNPVGNAGVRRPKKTVLVVEDDPDSREVFGELLRGQGHRVVAVGSGAAAMAYLRAQERPSVILLDMLMPEMDGWQFRRAQQADPELASIPVVVVSALKAVENSAKRFGAVAFLGKPVAPEDLIGTIAKIA
- the rnr gene encoding ribonuclease R yields the protein MLPTESQVLEKLRQKGSRVLSFAQLAGALAVPEEEEEAFRARLDVLERQGKVARVRGEKYSAIEHTGFVAGKISIRAEGFGFVLSPELHGEDLYIPRRGLGGALDGDLVLAREQERKPAKQRGPRRMADRVSGTVIKILERARDRIVGQYDAAEGRSVVRPYNPRMATEVRVPKDAAGDAVDSEIVVAKFTSYPDDRRIARGEIVERLGFLGEPGVDIEIVIRSHDLPSRFPNEVEAEANAFSESIDPADLTGRHDFRHHTIVTIDGETAKDFDDAVEVDKTADGYRLGVHIADVSHYVEEGTRLDAEGRWRGTSVYFPGRVVPMLPERLSNGLCSLNPRVDRFTLSVGIDFDAAGRVKQTVFTKGVICSAARMTYTEVARLLEHPAPDDERHYGGLVKSFRVMRELATVLRKRREARGSIDFDLPSAAVMLDDEGYVIGIRPESRNVAHTIIEEFMLAANEAVAKHLFFAKEPAIYRVHDRPDPDKLVDLRETLETFGYELKGNLEEVPPAAFQKLLKQIEGKPEERFLTDLLLRSQRKAVYSAECRGHYALAAPYYGHFTSPIRRYPDLIVHRALTRLLASRRPFPADELELRSNAYEELGRESSERERRAETAERESLLWKKIVFLRDKIGRSFDAYVSGVAAFGVFVTLSEYLVEGLVPVSTLSDDFYVYEEKGHRLRGRSSGKIYRLGDAIRVQLVAIDEVQRRVDFRPEGERREGAPRRPPERPARRAPEPAPRRPPEQG